A region from the Lolium perenne isolate Kyuss_39 chromosome 4, Kyuss_2.0, whole genome shotgun sequence genome encodes:
- the LOC127295389 gene encoding guanylate kinase 1 yields MGEEAPEFVNGEIILEGEDFRTATTVGHKTYLISRSDDESKSTVSIRILDKSNKTWAVPTVLGTQPIHFEAHTAILVNENMILVIVSKGAPLVDSIWFLEVNTSFVKQQSKITGTEVVAWSKGVLGKGQKPVVISGPSGVGKGTLIAKLMQDSPSRFGFSVSHTTRAPREKEIDGTHYHFAERSKMEKEINDGKFLEFAHVHGNLYGTSIEAVEAVTDEGKRCILDIDVQGARSVRASSLEALFIFVCPPSFEELEKRLRARGTETEEQIQKRLRNAREELDQSNTPGLFDHFLVNGDLETCYENLKRLVPLDDGSAVSDDYYSTMDSKATPSYTVLSKQDSEVLLQLEIREVEKGIASMLALDLSSLSGGAPGCTRGLKVKSVNKD; encoded by the exons ATG GGTGAAGAGGCACCAGAGTTTGTTAATGGGGAAATTATCTTGGAAGGCGAGGATTTCAGGACAGCCACAACTGTTGGTCATAAGACT TATCTGATCAGCAGATCGGATGATGAGTCCAAGTCAACGGTTAGCATTAGAATTTTGGATAAATCAAATAAAACCTG GGCTGTGCCCACAGTACTCGGCACCCAACCAATTCATTTTGAGGCACACACTGCTATTCTGGTTAATGAGAATATGATACTAGTAATTGTCAGCAAAGGTGCCCCGTTAGTTGACTCAATCTGGTTTCTTGAG GTCAACACCTCCTTTGTTAAGCAGCAAAGCAAGATAACAGGTACAGAAGTTGTTGCCTGGAGCAAGGGAGTGCTAGGCAAGGGTCAAAAGCCAGTTGTGATTAGCGGGCCTTCTGGTGTTGGTAAAGGTACATTAATCGCTAAACTAATGCAAGATTCCCCATCAAGATTTGGATTTTCTGTTAGCCACACCACAAGGGCCCCAAGAGAAAAGGAAATAGATGGAACCCACTACCACTTCGCGGAGCGAAGCAAGATGGAAAAAGAGATAAACGATGGAAAATttcttgagtttgctcatgttcatGGAAATCTATATGGGACCAGTATTGAAGCAGTTGAAGCTGTTACAGATGAGGGGAAG AGGTGTATTCTTGACATTGACGTCCAAGGGGCTCGTTCTGTGAGGGCTTCTTCTCTCGAAGCACTATTCATCTTTGTATGCCCTCCGTCATTTGAGGAACTAGAGAAGCGCCTTCGGGCACG GGGAACAGAAACTGAAGAACAAATCCAGAAACGACTGAGAAATGCCAGGGAAGAGCTTGATCAGTCCAACACACCTGGTCTTTTCGATCATTTTTTGGTGAATGGTGACCTTGAAACGTGCTATGAGAACTTGAAG AGGTTAGTTCCTTTGGATGATGGAAGTGCTGTTTCAGACGATTACTACT CAACCATGGATAGCAAAGCCACGCCATCTTATACAGTTCTATCCAAACAAGATTCAGAAGTTTTGTTGCAACTTGAGATTCGTGAAGTAGAAAAAGGAATTGCAAGCAT GCTTGCACTTGACCTGTCATCCCTTTCGGGCGGTGCTCCTGGATGTACACGGGGCCTCAAGGTAAAGTCTGTCAACAAAGACTGA